From a single Cyclobacterium marinum DSM 745 genomic region:
- the gatB gene encoding Asp-tRNA(Asn)/Glu-tRNA(Gln) amidotransferase subunit GatB: MIEDKSTTLTAENIKEKYELVIGLEVHAQLLTESKMYTADANSYGKMPNTNISVITLGHPGTLPKVNRKAVEYAVKMGLACNSSITRRNVFARKNYFYPDLPKGYQLTQDKNPICVGGFVPITLDSGQKKEVALTRIHMEEDAGKSMHLAGEVDTLVDFNRAGVPLIEIVTEPDMRSSEEAYKVLAEIKKLVVYLDVCDGNMEEGSLRCDANVSVRLKGDQELGKKVEVKNMNSFRNVARAIEHEFERQITLLEKGEEIISETRTFDAATGLTASMRTKEDLNDYRYFPEPDLSPVVISEEWLSSIKAELPVLPRELFDKFVNTYGLPEYDAGVLTDQKDIALWFESLCKHTNNYKAASNWMMGPIKSYLNELTLKIEDFPLNVSQIAALIALIDEGKVSFTVGSQKIYPQLIANPEKTPLEIAQELNLIQDSNEDSIKPLIEEVLSQNAAKVKEYKAGKKGLMGMFMGQVMKKSKGKADPKVASKILTELLDN; this comes from the coding sequence ATGATTGAAGATAAGTCCACTACATTAACGGCAGAAAATATTAAGGAGAAGTATGAATTGGTGATTGGCTTGGAAGTCCATGCCCAATTACTTACCGAAAGCAAGATGTACACTGCTGATGCCAATAGCTATGGGAAAATGCCCAATACCAATATCTCAGTGATTACATTAGGGCACCCGGGAACTTTACCTAAAGTGAATAGGAAAGCAGTTGAATATGCAGTGAAGATGGGCTTGGCATGTAATTCTTCTATTACGAGAAGAAATGTTTTTGCCCGAAAAAATTATTTTTATCCGGATTTACCTAAAGGATATCAGTTGACTCAGGATAAAAACCCTATCTGTGTTGGAGGCTTTGTGCCTATTACGCTTGATAGCGGCCAGAAAAAGGAGGTAGCCCTCACTCGAATCCACATGGAAGAGGATGCAGGGAAGTCCATGCACTTGGCGGGTGAAGTGGACACATTGGTAGATTTTAACAGGGCAGGTGTTCCACTTATAGAAATCGTAACAGAGCCTGACATGCGGTCCTCTGAAGAAGCATATAAAGTGCTTGCAGAAATCAAGAAGTTGGTGGTTTATCTGGATGTGTGTGATGGCAATATGGAAGAGGGGTCTTTGAGGTGTGATGCCAATGTGTCTGTAAGGCTTAAAGGTGACCAAGAACTAGGAAAAAAAGTAGAAGTGAAAAACATGAACTCATTTAGAAATGTGGCCCGTGCCATTGAACATGAGTTTGAACGTCAAATAACTTTACTTGAAAAAGGCGAGGAAATCATTTCTGAAACAAGGACATTTGATGCTGCTACCGGTTTGACGGCAAGTATGCGAACCAAGGAAGATCTGAATGATTACAGGTATTTCCCTGAGCCTGATTTGAGTCCTGTTGTTATTTCCGAAGAGTGGCTTTCGTCCATTAAGGCGGAATTACCTGTTCTTCCAAGGGAATTGTTCGATAAGTTTGTAAATACTTATGGGCTACCTGAATATGATGCAGGAGTTTTAACAGACCAAAAAGATATTGCTTTATGGTTTGAGTCGTTATGTAAACATACGAACAATTATAAGGCAGCCTCCAACTGGATGATGGGGCCTATCAAGTCTTATTTAAATGAATTGACATTAAAAATTGAAGATTTTCCTTTAAATGTATCACAAATTGCGGCCCTAATAGCCTTAATTGATGAGGGTAAGGTAAGTTTTACTGTAGGATCTCAAAAGATTTATCCGCAATTGATAGCCAACCCGGAAAAAACACCTTTAGAGATTGCTCAAGAATTAAATTTAATTCAAGACAGCAACGAAGACTCTATTAAACCGTTGATAGAGGAAGTTCTGTCACAGAATGCGGCCAAAGTCAAAGAGTACAAGGCAGGTAAGAAAGGGCTTATGGGCATGTTTATGGGGCAGGTGATGAAAAAATCTAAAGGCAAAGCTGACCCTAAGGTGGCTAGCAAAATTTTAACAGAATTATTGGATAATTAA
- the alaS gene encoding alanine--tRNA ligase, which translates to MNSKQIRSHFIDFFQSKAHQFVPSAPIVVKNDPTLMFTNAGMNQFKDYFLGNENPEHIRVTNSQKCLRVSGKHNDLEEVGVDTYHHTMFEMMGNWSFGDYFKKDAINWAWELLTEVYQLPKDRLYITVFGGDHVDQLEQDDEAFDYWAELVEKDRILFCSKKDNFWEMGETGPCGPCSEIHFDMRPLEEIKQIPGRELVNEDHPQVIEIWNLVFMQFNRFADGHLKELPAKHVDTGLGLERLVRVIQNKSSNYDTDLFTPFIAKMEAISGFTYGESEKIDIAFRVIVDHIRAISFTIADGQLPSNNKAGYVIRRILRRAVRYGYTFLDLKKPFLFNLVAVLAEKFGEFYPEINSQQDFITKVIQEEELAFLRTLDKGLKNLESIQKGLADKNENTIPGEVAFELYDTYGFPLDLTSLIARENGLSVDEKGFSAAMKAQKERSRSASKLETGDWIMVNEEESSVFVGYDTLETTAQIIKYRKIKDKKKDRFQLVLTATPFYAESGGQVGDTGTLSNDEERITVLDTTKENDLIVHWVSALPKNPEADFKGQVDAEKRRLIKSNHTATHLLQSALKQVLGEHVQQKGSLVNEKILRFDFSHFAKLSPEEILQVEDIVNGKIRENIALDEKRNVPINEAKAMGATALFGEKYGEQVRVITFNPSYSVELCGGTHVAATGEIGLFKITSESSISAGVRRIEAVTARGAEDYVKKQFALLEEIQETLKHPRDLVAAIEGMMTERAALRKEIEVLNQKATEKIKETLKSEVKSFNGYNLILGLIKLPNAEALKKLSFELKNEIENLVAVLAADINGKPQLAIVVNDLLVKDKGLHAGNMVRELAREIKGGGGGQPFFATAGGKDSSGLPTALEKAETLLQQALK; encoded by the coding sequence ATGAATTCCAAACAAATAAGAAGCCATTTCATTGATTTTTTTCAATCTAAAGCGCATCAGTTTGTTCCATCTGCACCAATAGTTGTGAAAAACGATCCCACATTGATGTTTACCAATGCTGGAATGAATCAATTTAAGGATTATTTTTTAGGTAATGAAAATCCTGAACATATTCGCGTTACTAACAGTCAAAAGTGCCTCAGAGTTTCAGGAAAGCACAATGATTTAGAGGAAGTAGGAGTTGATACCTACCACCATACCATGTTTGAAATGATGGGCAACTGGTCATTTGGAGACTATTTCAAGAAGGATGCCATCAATTGGGCATGGGAACTACTCACTGAAGTCTACCAATTGCCTAAAGATAGGTTATACATCACCGTTTTTGGAGGAGACCATGTCGATCAATTGGAGCAGGACGATGAGGCTTTTGATTATTGGGCGGAATTGGTTGAAAAAGACCGTATTCTTTTTTGCTCTAAAAAAGATAACTTCTGGGAAATGGGAGAAACAGGCCCTTGTGGTCCTTGTTCAGAGATTCATTTTGACATGAGGCCTCTGGAAGAAATCAAACAAATTCCCGGTAGGGAGTTGGTAAATGAAGATCATCCCCAAGTAATTGAAATTTGGAACTTGGTGTTCATGCAGTTCAATCGCTTTGCTGACGGACATCTTAAAGAATTGCCGGCCAAACATGTAGATACAGGGTTGGGTCTAGAAAGACTGGTGAGGGTCATTCAAAATAAATCATCCAATTACGATACAGATTTATTTACACCATTTATTGCTAAAATGGAAGCCATATCCGGCTTTACCTACGGTGAGTCTGAGAAAATAGACATTGCTTTTCGGGTAATAGTGGATCATATCAGAGCCATTTCTTTTACCATTGCAGACGGGCAGTTGCCCTCCAATAACAAGGCAGGATATGTTATTCGAAGAATCCTAAGGAGGGCAGTACGTTATGGATATACCTTTTTAGACCTGAAAAAGCCTTTCTTGTTTAATTTGGTGGCTGTATTGGCAGAGAAATTTGGCGAATTTTACCCCGAAATTAATTCACAACAAGACTTTATCACTAAAGTGATTCAGGAAGAAGAGTTGGCATTTTTAAGAACTTTAGACAAAGGCTTAAAAAATCTTGAATCCATCCAAAAGGGTTTGGCAGATAAAAATGAGAATACCATCCCCGGAGAGGTAGCTTTTGAATTGTACGATACATATGGGTTTCCTTTGGATTTAACTTCTCTAATAGCGCGTGAGAATGGACTTAGTGTAGATGAAAAGGGCTTCTCAGCAGCTATGAAAGCACAGAAAGAGAGATCCAGATCTGCTTCAAAGCTTGAAACCGGAGACTGGATTATGGTAAACGAGGAGGAGAGTTCTGTATTTGTTGGCTACGATACCTTGGAAACTACTGCCCAAATTATCAAATACAGGAAAATTAAAGATAAAAAGAAGGACCGCTTTCAGTTGGTGTTGACAGCAACACCTTTTTATGCAGAGAGTGGGGGACAGGTGGGAGATACAGGAACACTTTCTAATGATGAAGAACGCATTACTGTATTAGATACAACCAAAGAAAATGACTTGATTGTTCATTGGGTAAGTGCATTGCCTAAAAATCCGGAAGCAGATTTTAAAGGACAAGTTGATGCAGAAAAAAGACGGTTGATTAAGAGCAATCATACAGCTACACATTTATTGCAGTCGGCTTTGAAGCAAGTGCTCGGTGAGCATGTGCAACAAAAAGGATCTTTGGTCAATGAAAAGATATTAAGGTTTGATTTTTCGCATTTTGCCAAGTTGAGCCCTGAAGAGATTCTTCAGGTTGAAGACATCGTCAATGGGAAGATTAGAGAAAATATTGCACTGGATGAGAAAAGAAATGTGCCCATCAATGAGGCAAAGGCTATGGGAGCAACGGCACTCTTTGGTGAGAAATATGGTGAGCAGGTTCGTGTAATTACTTTCAACCCTTCCTATTCAGTGGAATTGTGCGGAGGAACTCATGTGGCGGCAACAGGAGAAATAGGATTGTTTAAAATAACTTCTGAAAGTTCTATCTCGGCAGGGGTAAGAAGAATTGAGGCAGTTACAGCCCGGGGAGCAGAAGATTATGTGAAAAAGCAATTTGCCTTACTTGAAGAAATTCAAGAAACACTGAAACATCCCCGAGATCTTGTGGCTGCGATAGAAGGAATGATGACCGAAAGGGCTGCTTTAAGGAAAGAAATTGAGGTTTTGAACCAAAAAGCTACTGAAAAAATTAAAGAAACGTTAAAAAGTGAGGTAAAATCCTTCAACGGTTATAACTTAATATTAGGATTGATTAAATTGCCTAATGCTGAAGCCTTGAAGAAGCTTTCTTTTGAATTAAAAAATGAAATAGAGAACTTGGTAGCTGTTTTAGCTGCTGACATTAATGGCAAGCCGCAACTGGCAATTGTGGTAAATGATTTGCTTGTAAAAGACAAGGGGCTTCATGCCGGAAATATGGTAAGGGAGCTTGCAAGAGAAATCAAAGGAGGGGGAGGAGGCCAACCCTTTTTCGCCACAGCCGGGGGGAAAGATTCTTCGGGTTTACCTACCGCCTTGGAAAAAGCTGAAACTTTGCTTCAGCAGGCATTGAAATAA
- a CDS encoding M23 family metallopeptidase — translation MSRIKYYYDPKTCKYERYVKSKWDVTLNVLGFLSLSSILAVGILLVFHYYFDSPKELILKRENKELNLYYELLEQEVAQLNTMMADLQERDDNLYRVIFESEPIPNSVRNAGYGGSDRFKDIKEKGLNQGKMIISVANKVETLKKQLYIQWESYNELSETALNKEEYWASIPAIQPIHNEELNRLASGYGIRLHPILKVKKMHTGIDFSAPKGTPIYSTGDGVVERVRTEFGGYGKSVVIDHGFGFKTRYAHMNDFNVKVGDKIKRGDKIGTVGNTGSSTAPHVHYEVIKDDKYVNPVNYFFKDLEPTEFDKILELASRENQSLS, via the coding sequence ATGAGTAGAATAAAATATTATTACGATCCCAAAACTTGTAAATACGAAAGGTATGTTAAGAGCAAATGGGATGTCACCTTAAATGTTTTAGGATTTTTATCCTTGTCTTCAATATTAGCTGTTGGAATACTCCTTGTGTTCCATTATTACTTTGACAGCCCCAAAGAATTGATTCTAAAAAGGGAAAATAAAGAACTTAATCTTTACTACGAACTATTGGAACAGGAGGTCGCTCAATTGAATACCATGATGGCTGACCTGCAAGAACGGGATGATAACCTATACAGGGTTATTTTTGAATCTGAACCAATCCCCAACTCAGTTAGAAATGCAGGCTATGGCGGATCTGATCGATTTAAAGACATCAAAGAAAAAGGCCTTAATCAAGGCAAGATGATTATATCTGTTGCCAACAAAGTGGAAACACTTAAAAAACAGTTGTATATTCAATGGGAATCTTACAATGAGCTTTCAGAAACTGCGCTCAACAAAGAAGAGTATTGGGCGTCTATCCCTGCCATCCAGCCCATACACAATGAGGAGTTAAATAGGTTGGCTTCAGGTTATGGAATTCGCCTACATCCGATACTTAAGGTGAAAAAAATGCATACAGGTATCGATTTCTCTGCTCCTAAAGGTACACCAATTTACTCAACAGGCGACGGTGTAGTTGAGCGAGTAAGGACTGAATTTGGAGGTTACGGCAAATCTGTTGTTATAGATCATGGGTTTGGTTTCAAAACCAGGTATGCCCATATGAATGACTTCAATGTGAAAGTCGGAGACAAAATAAAAAGAGGTGACAAAATAGGCACTGTAGGAAATACCGGCTCATCTACAGCTCCCCACGTGCATTATGAAGTGATTAAGGACGATAAATATGTAAATCCTGTCAATTATTTCTTCAAAGACCTTGAACCAACAGAGTTTGATAAAATTCTTGAATTAGCTTCCAGAGAAAATCAATCGCTATCTTAA
- a CDS encoding MerR family transcriptional regulator, translated as MPYKEKDIEKKYYSIGEVADKFKVATSLIRYWEGEFDIIKPKKDKKGNRRFTIDDIEKIQLIFHLVKEKGYTLTGAQDIIKRDMHKVQDKAAMIQRLHEIRGFLTEIKDNLNDKQAG; from the coding sequence TTGCCTTACAAAGAAAAAGATATTGAAAAAAAGTATTATTCGATTGGCGAAGTTGCCGATAAGTTTAAGGTTGCTACGTCCTTGATTAGGTATTGGGAAGGTGAATTTGATATCATCAAGCCTAAAAAAGACAAAAAAGGGAATCGTAGATTTACCATCGATGATATTGAAAAGATTCAATTGATTTTCCATCTGGTAAAAGAAAAAGGCTATACGCTCACAGGTGCCCAAGATATTATCAAAAGGGACATGCATAAGGTTCAGGACAAAGCAGCTATGATCCAAAGACTACATGAAATCAGAGGTTTTTTGACAGAAATCAAAGACAATCTGAATGACAAGCAAGCCGGATAA